In Desertifilum tharense IPPAS B-1220, the DNA window CATTCAAGAATTTAATTTTATTGATAGTCGCAAGCATATTTGGCTCTTCAGTATCTAGTATGCCAATTCAATAATTAATTTGCCAAGTCAGCAAGCATCTAATTCGATAATTTTCAAAGTTTCTAAAGCCATAAGCAGAGCGCTTAATCAACTTAAGCTTATTATTGA includes these proteins:
- a CDS encoding transposase, producing the protein NNKLKLIKRSAYGFRNFENYRIRCLLTWQINY